A segment of the Coffea arabica cultivar ET-39 chromosome 8c, Coffea Arabica ET-39 HiFi, whole genome shotgun sequence genome:
CTAAGGCTTACTTGCAATATTTTGGCTGAATTCAAGGCAATTAACAATGCAAGAATTGGTGAAGGGTGaccactctttttctttttctttctttgctttctAACACGTTTCTTTCTGTCTGTTTGTCTTCATCGGCAGCTTCTGCAAGGGAGAAATGCTTTGGGGGCTGTGGAGACGCCTGCAAAACTTAGAACTGTCTTGCAATTCTGTGGTGCATCCAACATGGGGAGTTTGATCATACTGCTTTATGTAATAAACAATAATTTAATGGTTCTTCTTTATCTTTTCATTCACCGAGAAAGGAATGAACTCCATCCTTTCAAAATTGTCCCTCCTTTTGTTCTTCCCCATTCCTGATCAAGAAGAAAGTATATTTTCCTTTTACTATTCTTGTTATGATTCACATAGCGCATCAAGCAAGGTGGAAATGTTaaacattacaaaaaaaaaggtgtGCATTAAGATCACAGATCTTTTAATCAGTTCACTAAGGCGAAGCTTGAAAAGCTTTCCAGGATTTTGCATTGAGACCTCAATTATGGGTTACCATGAAagcaaattgcagaagaagACTGACCACCATACAGTTTTCTTAGCCTGAGAAGCAAATAAACAACAATTCCACACAGGAAACCTAGTGCTGCACTAGAGCCTACCAGTGAAACAGCAGTGCAAATCAGCATGACAAATGCATCTTCCTTCGAGTTCATGTCCCTTGAGCAAATAGCAAGTTCAATCCCTGCAAACAATAACAGAACCCCTAGGACACCAACAGGAAATTGGTCCAAAATCTTCACTAGAGAGCTACCTAAAACTAAACCCAAAACCAACTTGGCTAAACCAAGGAGGGCCACACATCCACCACTCCGCCCACCGAATTTATACTGTCCAGCTAGCCCTCCTGCACCGTGGCAGCATGGCATGGCTCCAAACCAACATCCTATTAAGTTCATCATTCCAACAGTAATTGAAACAGACGTGGCTGAGATGTCCTTCTCTGGAAAAAGATCAGTCGACAACTTACAGACAGCAATCACTGAATTTAGAATTGATAGTGGAAGTTGAGGAATTGTGCCCTTAATGAATCCTTCCTTCCATGCATGCTTAGACATTTTCACAACTTCAATAGGAGATGGTCCAAATTTAAATCCTTTGACTGCTTTAGGCCCTCTAATAATTGCCAAAACCACACCTAACAAAAAGATGATGAAAGCAGAAGGCAGAGAAGTTATGATTTTTTGcaacctttttcttctgttGTTTCCTGATCCACTGGCATCATTGGCACCGCTCTCAGTTTCTGCTGCATACTCATTGTCATCGCCAGCACCGTTGACAACTATAATGAAACAAGCACAAATAATAGCCAAGAGCAATCCATCTAAGCCTAACCAATGCCTGTCTGAACCAGACTTTGACTTAGAAAAGTTTTGTACTTTTCTTATGTACTTCACTGCAGTCATAGCAAATGACAGGCCTTGTGCTAGCTGAATTCCTCTGACGATTGAAATTGGGATAAGCTTATACACAAGTTGCATCAAACCTGTTACACCAAGAACAAGTAAAATCCCTGCAGTGCAAATTCCTGATGCCATAACTTCTGGGATATTAAAATCTGCATCAGATATGGCCACTGCTGCAATTGACTTCATCGGCTGCACTGGCATGGGGACACCATAGATTGCACCTGTGACAAAGTTGTATACACCAGTGAATATCAGTGTGGTACCAAGATTCAGGTCCTTGGCTAGTGTCAAAGCCAAAATTATAGGAATGTAAGTGCCCAAATCCCCCATCGCACCATTTAACTCAGCCCACTTTGATCTGAAAATTAAGTTGTTCTTCACTTTTTCTACAACACTGCTCCTTTGACCTTGATTTCTGATTTGATTAGTGTTTTCAGAAGGGTTTTCCATTGCCTAACTCTTTTTTGGTAGTTTAGTGGCTGTGGGTTATTAGGTAGTTCTTGTTATTGAAATGGTGCTAAAAATATGTAAAGAATCAGTCAGGATTTGATTGGGTTGAAGAGAGGTGTATTTGTGTATGATGCAGGCCTGCAAGACATGTGAAAGAACAGGTGTCGTTAACTTAATAATGCGCCCCTTGCATTGATGGGAGGTCGTTGGCAAAGGAGAAATGTCTGCCGCTGAATTTGGCCCAAGGCATCAAGCAAGCAAGAAATGTTGCAGATATATTCTATTAGATATATTCCCCTCAAACGAATTGACTCTGGGAAGAATATGAACGTTGTTGATGATTAAGACTGTTTGGCAAGCCTTGACCTCGAGTGAGATGTGTAAAGAATCTCAAAAGATGTGTATAACCTCACTTAAGATTTATGCAACATATAAGCCCAAATCAATGAAAGGTTCAATAGACAAATAATTGTTGGAGAGAGAATGTAATTTGTGGCAAAAATGCCCCTACTAATTGTTGCAACTATTTGTTTTGAGAAACTATTAAATGAATTAAAACTTGTCAAACGAAAAGCAAAATCCTGTAGGTAAAGCTAAAAAATATGTAAGAGATGCATTAACAAAGTTTAGATGATCAGACTGGCCAAGAGCTAAATTTGCAAAGTAACTCAAATAAATATAacacccagaaaaaaaaaaacttaaaaagtaaatgacataggACATTTTTTTAATAGTACGTAACTACTATTGAAAAAGTGTTTCATTTGAATTTGAAGGAGAAATTTGCGCCAATTTCTTAAAGACAATTGGCCAATTTTCTAtcctttttttctctaaatGTAGTCCAATAGCAATTTTTTAGGGCATGTATAGTTAATATCACAAAATACTAAGGATACGATAGTCATTTCGCCACACCTTATATGGTCTCAATCTTATATTAGGAAAGGCACGtgagattttcaaaaattgaaggaaggcaagtgaaattgtcaaaaattttagggaaggtttctaaaattattatcTATCTCTAATCTCTTTATCTTCtttcacttttttatttttaaacatAGGGGTAGGTTCATTATAAATTTCAAACATTATCATCTGCTCGAGATTGCAGAGACTTTAGTAAGATAAATTTAAGGGCAAATTACTTGTGACCTTCTTGTAATTTTACACAATGTCAGATGACCTCCCATAAGATTTTAAAATAGTCATCCAATCCCTCTgtaattttatgtaaagtgCAAAATGGACGAAATGCACAATCAATTATGGCGTTTATATCAAACGCACTTTAAAAGCGCAtgtgataaaattttaatatccATATAACTCGTCTATAATTTGTATAAATATCTACTTTATTcccctgtgatttttgcatttatctAGATAATCTCCCTTTACTTTTATACAAAGTGGTTAAGCCGTCGATTAATTTAGTATTTAAGTAAGGATACTATTGGTATTTCAACTAATGACGTTACATAGGTTATTTTCCGTCAAGTTTccactttacataaaatcataagggggtaaATTAAACTTTTAAAATGTCAAGAAGCCATATGGCAATAGATGAAACTATAGGAGATTATATGTAATTTGCCCTAAATTTAAACTTTCATCCATTACTGATCGACCACTGGACCTACTTGTTATCCTGTGTGCCCACAATAAAATAACCATTCTATCAtaatttatatgtatatttctaATCTATCTATCTGTCTACCACTCCGTAAGAGCCAAGAATTGTGAGGACTCCCATGTTGACCTACATTAATTGCCTTCTACGGAAAAGGTTGTCAAATAGGGTGACGAAGTTTTGAACTTTTCTATGAGTTTAAAGAACGATTATAAAAGCCTTAATCACCCGAGCCAGAGACCTCAACTTCCCATTTTGCATTTCCCTTAAACTTTAGTCACAAAAATCCGTGGCCTATCTTCATCTTTTCAACATTTCTCTAAAACCAACCTCCAAAAATCCTCCAATCTCAACTTATCCTCTTAAATTCCATCCAaattcaaaaaggaaaaatcaataaaagaaagactagaaaaaatgaaaaaaaaaaagacaataggaaaaaagaagaatagaAATGTAGGTGTTGCCTTTGTCGTTGCTAGAATCCACCAGTGCCTACCAAACCATCATCAAAATAGCATTATAAAGggtcaaaagttaaattttataATAGTTTGAGAGCCATTGGAGCATTTTGCCCTCAAATACTAATTACAATTAAAcccattaatcatgaaaatgtcAAGAGTTTACCCAACCAAAACTCAGTTAATTAGGGCAATAATCGAAACATCTTCTCTTAGAGTGTCGCTATGCATTAATACCGCAGACGATCTGCTAAAATACCGCATTCGAATCCATAAATCATAGCAAGATTTACCAATGGACCCTAAACCTAAGTTAACCAAATAATAGCTTGCTACTGGCTTTAAAAATGCACCGCAGCACCAACAAGATGGCAGACTATAGACAAAGATCCTGATTAAAGTAAAGCACCGAAAAATTGTATGAAAAGCAAACTGATTAAAAGCGATTAATACTACTAGCTAGGGTAGGCCTAGCGCCCAAAGAAGTTTTCCTAAAGTCCTTCTCGCTATTAGATTCAGGATTTGTGACAATTCTCGAACACCGATAATATCCTGATTTCCCCTATAGGAAGGGAAAgtgaatttaaaataaatttagatgGTGCTATATCTAAAGATCCCGTTACATTGCATCTTTTTCTGATTATTACTTGGGTTCCTAAACTTTAAAATGAGATACTTTAGTatctaaaatataaaatctGTCACATGTAAGTAAACTAAACTTATTGACGGAAGTGTGTAGGGATGGCAGCAAAGCGATTTTTGGGTTGGGGAAACTTCCCCTGACCCCGACCCTATTTTACAAAAGTTCCCTCCTCCGTCGCCCCATCCTTTGCTCCTCTAACCCCTGCCGTGCCCCATCATCATTATGATTTTTTACTTGATTTaacattttatatttatatagatctaataattgtttggattagctgtttttgaaagtatttttgaaatattttattatagtaatgtaggtgaaaaacttttactttaAGCGTTTCTAatggtgtttttgaaaatatattttaagatttaaaattttaatgaaaaattttataaaacttTACCACCATAGCGACTAGTATCTGGTCGCGGCCAAATAAGagggtgtgacgaccccaccttcccctaaggcgtaccaaagggttcggcggaccgcctgcccaactctcgccaggactcactcactcactcgtatcacgtgcatacattcATGGACCATAGATAACATCGCagttcaaacttataatttacattgatgtaAGATCAAGGTACAAATCCTTAATATACCCCAAACGGGTTCAAAGTATATACAATCCTAATacaaacattctattcgagaaatagcgcgagtacaagtcaaaagtcaaaagttaaacaactagactacgctagtctttacacgtctcacgtctcgctcgtacccctgtaaggaaaacaaaactaacggagtgagccaaaactcagtgaagttccaaatatcaaattggccatATGAAACAAGGTAATAACagtgtaatagtgaaatagcgagcaatcAAGTTCAATCAAAGAGATAGTACTTCaagtagtcaagaaatatatggATCCTGTTCACACgtaaggatacagtggctcatgTCTCGGCTCCTTCCCAGCTTGATCaattagtagttgacactctgtcaactttcaagtaataactagtccagaaataataccccacttcacgccagtTTCCGTCCACCAATCCAACCCCCTTTTCCGGGTCTGCACGtcacacgaaacacgggtggtaatactcgagtataccgttttGTCGAGGAgatacactccactcgacattactagttactcagggttcattatctaatcaaccaggcccttgccggctcgactcgattaactagtctCAGGATTtttggaattccagacaagatgAAATTTGTATGCAAGTATAGCATTTCAAGTGAAATCATGGAACAATAGCAAATttgattagggcaagtgcgataaagtacactcttgtccTAAAatttcacgtatataacatgtaaccACATTGGTCAtgtatcaaatacaagtattCAGTGCAATTcgatatttgaaagcactcaccaaaacaaGTATAGTGCTTTTAATGATCTCGTCCAGGTGGTACTcctggtttggagtccaaatctgcgataaaacgttgcttaaaaatttagaaaaatccagtaagattcgaaacttaaacgtttcgttcaacaagaatcaagaaattgaaattcacttgaaaAATAGTCGTGAAAcggttgctcgcttttcaaactgaaaagTTTTGTAACatgtatacttggaaataacttttgagtcgaaagtgcaaggaaaacggatTTACCTTGGTTATTACCATTTTTCCTAAGGATACAAGTTCGGCTAagttctaacgtataacccaaaaggcctagatggttcaagtgatattcacttatcaactttacccaagtcgcaagtgtatttctttagttctcgagcgtaaatttgggcagcatgccctttgtgttgagcgtaaatttgggcagcatgccctttgtgtttacctaatttttcagccattttggCTGCATTatctttctcattcaaacccaaaggtacacacacaataatctaacttcaatagccgtccaataggctcaagacaatacaaagacaaaaattcaagttaataacaagtgcggaaatgaaacttaacaaaagacagatttgacgggtttttccGGAAATGACACAACCGAtactatgcttatcggattgagatgcaacctataccatttcgaagctaagacgaaggcctacaattttcatgaagatcacttgatccaatttccagtgtaacccagtcaaattctcAGTTAACCGAACCAGGTTCCAAcaaatcggctaattaaccgtactacatttaaatggtcatatctcaggctaccaaagtccgtttaaggtgttcttgaaGGCGTTTAAAagtaagacagagtactaaaactttcatgttttggaaaatggctaaatcagcatggatcatagtgaataaacacaatcaattggatgaactgtccaaaACGGATGACTGGAAATATCCTAAGgtagcgagggtattttggtcttttcataggctacgttgctccgattaagctgaaattttgtaggcacctataaaatatcattctctacaacttttgttttttattccaagcctaattcggcttctaacatgatgcaataaaaccggacagaactgaactgaaattttccagaaatctggaaattttgggattcaatgaaactttcttgatttcttgctccaatcatcactacaaccacttatataagcttagatacaacatatctcatccatatagcaagtataggcagcaaatacctcaaaccctaactcccATATGTCACCTTTAAATcatcataacaacttgtatcactacTAATCCAACTACCTCATAAATTATAcaacaacttaaaccaaaataaaagaaccaaagccatggtttagccttatacctcaacaaatgaagtttgcaagagtaatacttcaccttcTCTTAGAATTCTTGGTTCCCGtagcttctcaagctcacaactcactctttaatcggtttagaattttaaatCCTTACTTGGATggctcaactcaagaagaaggaagtttgtttcttgctctctttctctcctctcttgtctcggccaagcagcagaaaaatggagggaaatggagcaaaatgaaggataagaaggttggacttttgGCTTGTTTAAGTAGCCATGGTTGagtaacacttgtcaccactaataccaaccaaaattttctttttctttcttgcatttttagccCAAATATTcggtcaaagctagctggaaaatgagaggatattttgctcaaacattaatgagcttgtatggtaagaaagtggtggtcaaatggtgcgttcaatcggtagtgcgcggtacccgaCGGTTtgcgccgtttttccttaaatcgcacgtattagggtttttacttcctattcactaactttttatcattgtttctaatcacatattatttctcacccaaaagtcactcttaaacaccaaatttgatccttgctccgtaccggataattacactacggatacacgtgaaaaccctaacttgttccaacttgaaaacgaaaagtgaaaccctactttctagattcatttgcacttaatgtggaatgattgggtagtagagttataataaatgaataatttccaaataaaagggcatttttaagaaaaatataaggaatttgcgagtcctcacaacggGAGGAGAGAAGAGGGGAAGGTGGCAGCAGGTGGTGGTGTGTGATGAAagttggtggtggtggtggtgggtgaTAGGTGAAGAAGAAAGGGggggttttatttttttaaatatatttgaaatgtgtcatttttttttagttgtttttggagtTACTTTTAGAGTTTATTGCTGTAAACTTGAAAgacaaaaacagttttttaaaaaactctTGAATCCAAACGGATTCTCACTTTATCATAACAACATAACATATTacttaatttatataaatatatttatataataacaATAACATAGCATTTATTTCatattatacttttttttttttgtaagtggaAGGTCCAACCTTCCCTCCATATtatacatataaaaatatacatAGATGCTATACTATATTAAAATTGAGGCCAGGGTGGTAGGGATATGTTCCCCCATCCCATATCCCATTTGCTCCCCAATCCAAAtcccccccctcccccaaaCACCATTCCTTCCAGTGGAGTGGGCACCCACCTCAATCCGTAAAAGTGAGACTGATTTTATAATTTGAGAACTTAAATGAGATAGATTTTATAATTTAGAAACTAAAGTGGAACAGATTGTATGCTTTATGAATTAAAATGCgacaaattttataatttaatgaCTAAAGAGTCTCATTTTATAGTTTAAAGACCAAAGTAGGAATTTGAATATAGTTAAAAGgtgcaaagtggaattaaccttTACAAATTTGGGAGCAGCgagcggggggggggggggggtggttgTTCGTAATTACGAGGGTGAGTTTATTTTCTGGAGTTCAAAGTCTAGAGGTTGTGCAAGCCTTAATTTGCTGCAATAGAAACCATTCATATTGTGGCTACGTTCCAGAACAATTCACTTATATTACAAGGTGATGCACTGGGAAGTATTCAGTCCTCGGttgaagataaagaaaattgTTTTGACATTGGAAACTTGATTGCAGATGCTAAAAGGCtgctcaaacaagtcaaacAATGCAAGACTCAGTGGGCTAAGACTTAAAGAGAGATGCAAATGGGGTAGCAGACAGTTTAATTCGTTCTGCTTCTGAGTTATCTGAGTCTATTAAGGGGGAACGGCTATAACATTCCTCCTTGTATACATTCAGCAATTTGCAGAGATACTTTGACATTTAAATATTTAGTCCTACTCCAATGTGGTTTTGGCGACTGTTGTCTTTTGTTTCTCCCATGCAGAGGAAAGTGTCATGAGTTTGAAGAAGCAATTAATGCTGCTGCAATTAATTTTTAGTACAAAATCTACATATTTATAACATCTCCAATGTTACATGTACATTAATTTAGTCCTAAAAACCATTTGtacatatttcaaaaaattattcttATTGTgacaatttttcaaattagaTTTGCAATCCTATATTAGTCCTAAAAACCTAACTTAACTAATAAGTCCCTAACTGAACTTTCAACCCTTGAGAAATTTTATCCGTACTTACCATTTGACTAATGAAATATTACCAATTAGACATATAAGGACATACAATcttatttggattgtatttaaTATGGAATTAGTAAGCTCCACAATCTAATTTGAAGCTTTTTCATTGTTCAAAGGTCATTGATTCAAGATAAAATTTCTCCAATCTCTCCAATTTTCCTTGTTCTCATGTAAGCCTcacttgaaaaaaaataaattataaagtATGGAAAACTTTGGTTCGACATAGTAGCATGTAATCAAGATTCAAGATTCACCTATAAATGACATGCAAGAAATTAATTTCCATAAaacaatgaaaaagaaaattatcatTATGAGAAATTCTACATTGTCATTGTGGGTATCATATTTTTAGCTCGACATTTATAGTTCATGCTATTGAACAATTGGTACCTATTGTATCTGACGCTTTCCCTATCTTCATATCCAAGCTTATGTACATGTCCAACAATTTCAGAAATTAATTTGAAGTGTGCGAATTTTACAAACAAACTTTGCAATCATATCTGCTAATAAATCTGGACTCAACACAAAGATATTCAGAACGACACAAGGGGCACATATGACTCTCTTGTAGCCACTTGCGAATGCAATCTCCATGGAAGACATGATAGCAATGCAAACGAGTGACTTCTGATCCCAGAACCAAGTCTTCCAAGCAAATTGGACAAGACTTGTTTGAACTACAACCCTCTAGCCTCACCACCTCCAGTTTTCTAATGCATGATGGACTTGTTGCTCTAAACCTTGTGCTTCTTTCGTACGTCAATTCTTCAATCGTTCGCGGCCTGCTAATTGCTTCTTTGTAGTCCTTCTCGAAATTGGGGTCATTCTTCTTCTTGTCATCATACCAAGAATTCCATTCCTTGAGCTTGCTATGTGGGACTTTAACTTCTTTTCTGATTTCTAATGTAAAAGGCAGAATATTGTAGCTTGCAGGATTGATACTGCTTAATTTTTCCCTCATCCAACATGCAAAACCATAAGCAAAAATAGCCGTCCTTCGATATCTATGTCGAATGGAAATAACGTTTCATCACTAGTAAGCATGTATATTACTCTTTCTGTGAAGACTGATTTTGAGGCCATATAGTGCAGTGGAATATTAAGTTGTTCTGCATTCATGCATTAGAAATCTTCATGAATTTGAAGAGATTGAATCAATTTGAAGTTTTTTAAGAGATGTGAATACAATAATCAATTATTGACCTACATAAGGGACACATATTACTCGTTAGCAACCACCTCGAAATACAATCTCTATGGAAAATATGCGAGCAAGGCAGTCGATTTTCTTGTATTCCCACCTTCGACTCATCTAGACAGATACAACAATAACTTCTTGAACTCAAACCATCATCAAGGGTTACCACCTctaatgcttgaattgacgatTTGGTTGCTCCCCTAGATAGAAGAGTCGTTTCATAAATCAATTCTTCATCCGTTCTTGGTCTTCTAATTGCTTCCTGAAATTCCCTCTCAAAATTGGGATCATTACTTCTCTTATCCTTATAATAAGCATTCCACTCCTTGAGTTCATGGTCGGGTATTGTAACCATCTTCTCTATCTCTAACTTGAACGGCAATTTCTTCTTGCCAGAATTATGTGCCTGTTCCTTCATGCACAGAAGAAATAGCCAGATTCTTTCAAGAAAATCTGAGTTGTCGGTCAATTTGTCGTCTCTTGTTGCCTCGTTTAACAGCTTTTCTCTCCAGATCGCTCCATCGAACTCAAAAGGGATTTTCATGTCATACAGCATAGATGATATGGTTTCCCTCCCGGACACTGCGGTTACTTCATGACAGGGTATACTGAAATATTTCTCCATATTCAGGCCTTCGATGCACCTCTCATTTGTACTGACATTGTCTGAGAAGAAAATTACAGAAAGTTTGATTAGGATTGCAAAGTGAGGAAATTCAAGTTTTTGATCATCACGTTCAGCCTGCCCTGGTTGTGATGCTTTCACGGATATAACGTACTGATTGTGAGCGGTCAATGGTGGCAACCATATTGGTGACTCCATTATTTAGACCTATAGATtaatttgcaagtgaaaaacaATCACTGGAGGGTTATGAACAATtagggggcaaaaaaaaaaaagggaacgcTAGTATGCAATTTACTGGAGGCTGGCTGAAATTAGATATAAAAGGGAGTATAAAATCTTGAAATCGTTTTCCAGATGTGATTAGGATTTGAGTTTATTAAATGACAGGAATGGACATTTCACTTGGGAGACAAATAGCGTAGGCAGTTCACTTGGGAGACAAGGCTAACCCGTTTCCTTCACTGTCGGCTATTGTATTCAATTTAGGAAGAAAAAAGGGTTATTATCTCTTTATCCCATTAACGTTTGATGCTACGATCAATTTTCCatttaacgttatcttttaatcACTTTACCCTTAAGACTGACGGTCTAACTTAACggaatttgttaattaaagtgaaaagacatgtttaacctttaaaattattatcactttacccccataaaatagtctcattatcaatttacctccaaagttattttttgaacaatttatcctaccattaaaccaatttagcaagttaaaaaattttagaagaaaatatcctcctctttgcataataaaaataataaaaaatttaaagtgactcttttcctttttagtataaagaaaaaaagtcaaaatattaatttctttcttcttggcaatcttattaatattaaaaaaaaataaaaagatggaGAGGAGGAAGGGGAGggggggagggagagagagtgagctcaattctttttttaaaaattacaaataaaaaagaattaaatacttttattattttaaaattatttcacttttttgtttacCACCAAATTCCAATCATAATCTCGACAACCTTAAagtaatacgataatgttagacttttctttattttctttttttttttgtaaaatctaatgttttttgtctccttctttcctatctctttttcttttcctagtattaataaatgtgaaaaaaagaaatttgagaaaatccttttattttttatgttttttgatctcttaaagtgcaaaaatgaagaaaaatcattccaacttttttatttttaattatataaaaaagggtaaatatatttaaaattttttgaccatacTAGTTAGACTAACGATGAGGTAACatgtctagaaaataatgttaggagctaaagtgattgtatcactataatctaaatgaataaagtgataataacaatgtagtaatgctataaaataaaagagtaatttttgtctaaaatttcttaacatgttgagttaAATTACTTATGgaggtaaagtgactaaaaaataaCGTTAGAGGATAAACTGACAGTAGTAatatagtttaagggggtaaagtgataataacccaaaatttttttttttttttttggtctcttCATTTGTTTTTTCGTTTTTAGCATTATCTCCAATCCAGCCGTTAAGTCTATTCATTAAGATGACTTTCCTATATTCGTCTACTTttgatattcttttttgttttttaggtTCAAGTACAAGTTACTTCCCatgtgatttaaaaaattatacataaccCTCTAATAATTTGAACTAAAGTGtaaaaatgaggaaaataatCATCTATAACATAACCTAGAGAAATATCAAGATTATCCCTATTTAAAAACCTAATATGGATGACAATTTAACCTCTTGTGATTTTGTGTTTTATCACATAATCCCCTTATAATTTAGTGGTTTACCATACAACCCccttataatttttaaattatatatatatatatatatatatatatatatatatatatatatatatataaccaccCATGTGGTtatcaaataatttttaactttacatagtggtaatttata
Coding sequences within it:
- the LOC113705270 gene encoding molybdate transporter 1-like isoform X2, whose product is MENPSENTNQIRNQGQRSSVVEKVKNNLIFRSKWAELNGAIYGVPMPVQPMKSIAAVAISDADFNIPEVMASGICTAGILLVLGVTGLMQLVYKLIPISIVRGIQLAQGLSFAMTAVKYIRKVQNFSKSKSGSDRHWLGLDGLLLAIICACFIIVVNGAGDDNEYAAETESGANDASGSGNNRRKRLQKIITSLPSAFIIFLLGVVLAIIRGPKAVKGFKFGPSPIEVVKMSKHAWKEGFIKGTIPQLPLSILNSVIAVCKLSTDLFPEKDISATSVSITVGMMNLIGCWFGAMPCCHGAGGLAGQYKFGGRSGGCVALLGLAKLVLGLVLGSSLVKILDQFPVGVLGVLLLFAGIELAICSRDMNSKEDAFVMLICTAVSLVGSSAALGFLCGIVVYLLLRLRKLYGGQSSSAICFHGNP
- the LOC113705270 gene encoding molybdate transporter 1-like isoform X1 — protein: MENPSENTNQIRNQGQRSSVVEKVKNNLIFRSKWAELNGAMGDLGTYIPIILALTLAKDLNLGTTLIFTGVYNFVTGAIYGVPMPVQPMKSIAAVAISDADFNIPEVMASGICTAGILLVLGVTGLMQLVYKLIPISIVRGIQLAQGLSFAMTAVKYIRKVQNFSKSKSGSDRHWLGLDGLLLAIICACFIIVVNGAGDDNEYAAETESGANDASGSGNNRRKRLQKIITSLPSAFIIFLLGVVLAIIRGPKAVKGFKFGPSPIEVVKMSKHAWKEGFIKGTIPQLPLSILNSVIAVCKLSTDLFPEKDISATSVSITVGMMNLIGCWFGAMPCCHGAGGLAGQYKFGGRSGGCVALLGLAKLVLGLVLGSSLVKILDQFPVGVLGVLLLFAGIELAICSRDMNSKEDAFVMLICTAVSLVGSSAALGFLCGIVVYLLLRLRKLYGGQSSSAICFHGNP